A section of the Bradyrhizobium oligotrophicum S58 genome encodes:
- a CDS encoding CAP domain-containing protein: protein MKHLALALSVAFLLAGCAAEAPVVQAPTMYADMAVAGAKLDAVAAATMISQYRQNNGLGMVEVDPELMRLAESQSQAMADKNKLDHDVRAPLAKRLNGAGYDATVAVENVSAGYHTLAEAFSGWRDSPPHRANMLKTGVTKIGIAASYAPNTKYKVFWTMILAAPDGKKPS from the coding sequence TTGAAGCATCTGGCACTCGCACTCTCCGTTGCATTCCTGCTCGCCGGCTGCGCAGCTGAGGCGCCGGTCGTGCAGGCACCGACCATGTATGCCGACATGGCGGTGGCCGGAGCGAAGCTCGATGCTGTCGCTGCGGCGACGATGATATCGCAATACCGCCAGAACAACGGGCTCGGCATGGTCGAGGTCGATCCGGAGCTGATGCGGCTGGCGGAATCGCAGTCGCAGGCGATGGCCGACAAGAACAAGCTCGATCATGACGTGCGCGCGCCGCTGGCCAAGCGGCTGAACGGCGCCGGCTACGATGCAACCGTTGCGGTCGAGAACGTGTCGGCCGGCTATCACACGCTGGCAGAAGCGTTTTCCGGCTGGCGCGACTCGCCGCCGCATCGCGCCAACATGCTGAAGACCGGTGTCACAAAAATAGGCATCGCGGCGAGCTATGCTCCGAATACCAAGTACAAGGTGTTCTGGACCATGATCCTGGCCGCGCCGGACGGCAAGAAGCCGTCCTGA